In Aquimarina sp. TRL1, a single window of DNA contains:
- a CDS encoding TetR/AcrR family transcriptional regulator, with translation MPRVKLFKEEEVLHKAVELFWKKGYHATSIQDLVTFLGINRASLYDTFGGKRSLFDKALTMYRKTNMERTRTFLHSHDQVKTGFRRLFEIVLDEAVCDSDKKGCFVVNATTELVSVDKEISEKLKDNQKTMENVFYEYLLSGVKTGEISDKKDLKTISSLIYTLMGGTQVIVKIASDKKKLQASIDMALSVLD, from the coding sequence ATGCCAAGAGTAAAATTATTTAAGGAAGAAGAAGTACTGCATAAAGCTGTAGAATTATTTTGGAAAAAAGGGTATCATGCGACCTCAATTCAGGATTTAGTTACGTTTTTGGGGATTAACAGAGCTAGCTTATACGATACCTTTGGGGGAAAGAGAAGTTTATTCGATAAAGCGTTGACCATGTATCGAAAAACAAATATGGAACGCACTCGTACATTTTTGCATTCACATGATCAGGTAAAAACAGGTTTCAGGCGATTATTCGAGATTGTGTTAGATGAAGCAGTATGTGATTCTGATAAGAAAGGTTGTTTTGTTGTTAATGCTACCACCGAGCTGGTGTCTGTTGATAAGGAGATTTCAGAGAAATTAAAAGATAATCAAAAAACCATGGAGAATGTGTTTTATGAATATTTGCTTTCAGGGGTGAAAACAGGGGAAATTTCTGACAAAAAAGACTTAAAAACGATTTCAAGTCTTATTTATACCTTGATGGGAGGAACACAAGTCATTGTCAAAATAGCTTCTGATAAGAAAAAACTACAGGCATCGATTGATATGGCATTGAGTGTGCTGGATTAA
- a CDS encoding HYR domain-containing protein has product MIRFTKHYNTTHYYLFLIFLLPIYTIAQCPNVPLSIIDGNTGFTIENPTPKDKLGYSVSDAGDINGDGIDDIIIGAHSKDNGSITAAGEAYIIFGNPTFSLSSFDPQTLDGTNGFIVKGNTTDAKLGISVSKAGDVNNDGVDDILIGILKYDASGIGVAMIIYGKRTPFRAVFIPSDIDGNNGIIIKGENTTSSRRDGFGMHVSALGDINGDRIADIGIAAPQYSHSPNTGRYYVIFGNNTLPSILDITTLNGTNGFYIDGTATIWNGPGSTINPAGDINNDGINDIAIGIPRKNEDGIRNRGIAYVIFGKNTSFSSSFNLSSLNGTNGFSILGKPISASLGTTIQEAGDINNDGITDLIVSAPQTEIDGNSSVGEVHIIFGKNTGFNSQFLINNLNGTNGMTIIGEKRYDNLGGAAAPAGDFNNDGIDDIIIGSIRASRSLSGGAYVVFGKSSPWDPTFKLETINGTNAILLLDDRRYVYTNTGFDVSTAGDVNNDGVSDILIGSNTRDYDAGTAYVIHGDKINYTDTTLPTINCPTSESLYLNATIPNYMFHIDLGDNCTYHMDLMYRQTPPQGTIFTGTTTVTMTVTDKAGNSNSCSFPITVKPPPPSLSCTDTNITTDNLNGVNGFSIIGELSGGNLGHDVRKAGDINGDGIADFIVGAPGEYYSFSGPYRNESYNVEGKVYVVFGTRSGFPSHVNVALLDGTDGFRITNDTPISQWPETGYQVSTAGDINNDGIDDIMMSDPFRSTSLGRELGHVYFVFGKTSGFPPVLNLSSLDGTNGFTFISDKEFDQSARSIDHIGDINHDGISDIIIGAGTSGGAHKGRCFILYGSTSTFPDVLRSTDLDGNNGFIIEGDADGDRIGSQVTGLGDINGDGISDIGFSGGTTKKTFVLFGKNGNLPHPLTTSSINGSNGFYVDLSLAPSSTSGTINSVGDINGDGINDILFGGKWLLFGKNTGYSLAEDIYSLNGINGFSFSVSGFSDISSAGDFNNDGITDLLLGRIRTSTVILFGRSTGWSPTINPYVLDNSQAFQVRSPSSYTGASVDGIGDINMDGFDDILLGSPTPSYSASLTENPGYAYVLFGFSLTDTEKPVITCPSNQVLASGNTLPDYTSLVSVVDNCDSAPEITQTPGVGSPYTSGMTVTMIATDASGNRVSCTFIVNDITDTTPPSITCPTDQTVSCTTTIVPDYSSLVSATDAIDPNPTINQTPSAGSPLTDGMTITMEATDASGNSNSCSFVIRLMTDTTPPNISCIADQVLTIGDNIPDYSSMHTATDDCDPNPTINQTPPPGTPFTDGMAITMEATDLSGNNNSCSFIIHQDADTTPPSITCPTDQTVSCTTTIVPDYSSLVSATDAIDPNPTINQTPSAGSPLTDGMTITMEATDASGNSNSCSFVIRLIADTTPPNISCIADQILTIGDNIPDYSSMHTATDDCDPNPTINQTPPPGTPFTDGMTITMEATDLSGNNNSCSFIIHQDADTTPPSITCPTDQTVSCTTTIVPDYSSLVNATDVIDPNPIINQTPSAGSPLTDGMTITMEATDASGNSNSCSFVIRLMTDTTPPNISCIADQVLTTGDNIPDYSSMHTATDDCDPNPTINQTPPPGTPFTDGMTIIMEVTDLSGNNNSCSFIIHQDADTTPPSITCPTDQTVSCTTTIVPDYSSLVSATDAIDPNPTINQTPSAGSPLTDGMTITMEATDASGNSNSCSFVIRLIADTTPPNISCIADQVLTIGDNIPDYSSMHTATDDCDPNPTINQTPPPGTPFTDGMTITMEATDLSGNNNSCSFIIHQDADTTPPSITCPTDQTVSCTTTIVPDYSSLVNATDVIDPNPIINQTPSAGSPLTDGMTITITATDVSGNISSCSFRVNTPSIEVNAGSDEYIEEGESIQLEIISSEEGTFSWTPATGLDNPESATPIATPAATTTYTVTFYNKDRNCFATDEVTIHVYHDTTHDTRYGFSPDNDGINDFWEIKKIEEYPENVVSIYNRWGDLVFEIDGYDNKHRVFNGMANRLQNLGASKLPEGTYFFIISIKGTHTLKKTKGYLILKR; this is encoded by the coding sequence ATGATTCGTTTTACAAAACACTACAATACAACACATTACTATCTATTTCTGATATTTCTATTGCCCATTTATACAATAGCTCAATGTCCGAATGTACCCCTGTCAATTATTGACGGAAATACGGGCTTTACAATAGAAAACCCAACCCCCAAAGACAAACTGGGATATAGTGTTAGTGATGCCGGAGATATTAATGGGGATGGAATTGATGATATTATCATTGGAGCACATTCAAAAGACAACGGTAGTATTACTGCCGCCGGAGAAGCATATATTATTTTCGGAAACCCTACATTTTCTCTTAGTTCTTTTGACCCCCAAACATTAGATGGCACAAATGGTTTCATTGTCAAAGGGAATACAACAGATGCTAAACTAGGAATATCAGTAAGTAAAGCAGGAGATGTTAACAATGATGGAGTAGATGACATTCTTATTGGGATACTCAAATATGATGCTTCAGGAATCGGTGTTGCCATGATTATATACGGAAAAAGAACTCCATTTAGAGCTGTTTTTATCCCTTCAGATATTGACGGAAACAATGGGATTATCATAAAAGGAGAAAATACGACAAGTTCCCGAAGGGATGGGTTTGGAATGCATGTAAGTGCTTTAGGAGATATAAATGGTGATAGGATTGCTGACATCGGAATTGCAGCTCCCCAATATAGCCATTCTCCAAATACTGGCAGGTATTACGTTATTTTTGGAAACAATACATTGCCTTCCATACTTGACATCACTACGCTTAACGGTACTAATGGTTTTTATATTGATGGCACTGCAACTATATGGAATGGTCCTGGAAGCACTATAAACCCAGCTGGAGACATCAACAATGATGGCATTAATGACATTGCGATCGGAATTCCCAGAAAGAATGAAGACGGAATACGAAATAGAGGGATCGCTTATGTTATTTTTGGAAAAAACACCTCCTTTTCTTCTTCTTTCAATCTCTCTTCATTAAACGGGACAAATGGTTTTTCAATCTTAGGAAAACCCATAAGCGCTTCTTTGGGAACCACGATACAGGAAGCCGGAGATATAAATAACGATGGGATTACGGACCTTATAGTAAGTGCCCCACAAACAGAAATTGACGGAAATTCTTCTGTAGGAGAAGTGCATATCATTTTTGGAAAAAACACAGGTTTTAATTCTCAATTTTTAATCAATAACCTTAATGGAACCAATGGTATGACAATCATTGGAGAAAAAAGATATGATAATTTAGGAGGTGCTGCTGCTCCCGCAGGGGATTTTAACAATGATGGAATTGACGATATTATTATCGGATCAATACGGGCTAGTCGTTCTTTATCTGGAGGCGCCTATGTAGTTTTTGGAAAATCATCTCCTTGGGATCCTACTTTTAAACTGGAAACTATCAATGGTACAAATGCCATTCTATTGTTAGACGATAGAAGATATGTTTATACCAATACTGGTTTCGATGTTAGCACTGCTGGTGATGTCAACAATGATGGGGTTTCTGATATTCTTATTGGATCTAACACAAGGGATTATGACGCTGGTACCGCCTATGTAATTCACGGGGATAAAATCAATTATACAGACACTACCCTCCCTACAATCAATTGTCCAACTTCAGAATCATTATATCTAAATGCAACCATTCCCAATTATATGTTCCACATAGACTTAGGAGACAATTGTACTTATCACATGGATCTAATGTATCGTCAAACCCCACCACAAGGAACAATTTTTACAGGAACAACTACAGTAACAATGACAGTCACTGATAAAGCTGGTAACAGTAATAGTTGTTCATTTCCGATAACTGTAAAACCTCCTCCTCCTTCTCTTAGCTGCACTGACACAAATATTACAACCGATAATCTAAATGGTGTAAACGGTTTTTCAATTATCGGAGAACTTTCAGGAGGAAATCTCGGGCATGATGTTCGTAAAGCCGGAGACATCAATGGGGATGGGATTGCAGACTTTATTGTTGGTGCCCCTGGAGAATACTATTCTTTTTCGGGACCTTATAGAAATGAAAGTTATAATGTAGAAGGTAAAGTATATGTAGTATTTGGCACAAGAAGTGGTTTCCCTTCACATGTCAACGTAGCCTTACTTGATGGCACAGATGGGTTCAGAATTACTAATGACACTCCCATTTCTCAGTGGCCGGAGACAGGGTATCAGGTCAGTACTGCCGGAGACATTAATAATGACGGAATTGACGATATTATGATGAGTGACCCGTTTCGCTCTACTTCATTAGGAAGAGAATTAGGACACGTTTACTTTGTTTTCGGAAAAACAAGTGGCTTTCCCCCAGTCTTAAACCTTTCGTCCCTAGATGGAACAAACGGGTTTACTTTCATCAGTGATAAAGAGTTTGATCAATCTGCAAGATCCATAGACCACATAGGAGATATTAATCATGATGGAATTAGCGATATCATAATTGGAGCCGGCACTTCTGGTGGAGCACATAAAGGCAGGTGTTTTATTCTCTATGGTAGCACATCCACTTTCCCTGATGTCCTAAGAAGTACTGATCTAGACGGAAATAATGGATTTATAATCGAAGGAGACGCAGATGGAGACCGCATTGGCAGCCAGGTAACCGGATTAGGAGATATCAACGGAGATGGCATATCAGATATCGGTTTTTCTGGAGGAACAACTAAAAAGACGTTTGTCTTATTTGGTAAAAATGGAAATCTCCCTCACCCCTTAACAACAAGCTCGATAAATGGATCTAATGGATTTTATGTCGATCTCTCTTTAGCTCCTTCTTCTACAAGCGGAACTATTAATAGTGTTGGAGATATTAATGGAGACGGTATTAATGACATCTTATTCGGTGGTAAATGGTTATTATTTGGAAAAAACACAGGGTATTCCTTAGCAGAAGATATTTATTCGTTAAACGGAATAAACGGTTTTTCATTCTCTGTCTCTGGTTTCTCTGATATTAGTTCTGCCGGAGATTTTAACAATGACGGAATCACAGATTTATTATTAGGAAGAATCAGAACATCAACAGTCATACTATTTGGAAGATCTACTGGATGGTCTCCAACAATCAACCCATATGTATTGGATAACTCTCAAGCATTTCAGGTAAGAAGCCCTAGTTCATATACCGGAGCATCTGTAGATGGTATTGGAGATATTAATATGGATGGTTTTGATGATATTTTACTAGGAAGCCCTACACCTTCTTATAGCGCCAGTCTCACAGAAAATCCCGGATACGCCTATGTTCTTTTTGGGTTTAGCCTCACCGATACAGAAAAACCAGTAATTACCTGTCCTTCGAATCAGGTGTTAGCTTCAGGAAATACATTACCTGATTACACCTCTTTAGTTTCCGTTGTTGACAACTGTGATAGTGCTCCGGAAATTACACAAACTCCTGGTGTAGGAAGTCCCTACACTTCTGGTATGACGGTTACAATGATCGCAACAGATGCCAGCGGGAATAGGGTATCTTGTACTTTTATTGTTAATGACATCACAGACACCACGCCCCCAAGCATTACATGCCCGACAGATCAAACAGTGAGCTGTACTACTACAATCGTACCTGACTACTCCTCTTTAGTCAGCGCTACAGACGCTATAGATCCTAATCCAACAATCAATCAAACACCCTCTGCTGGAAGCCCCCTTACTGATGGAATGACCATTACCATGGAAGCAACAGATGCTAGTGGAAACTCAAATTCTTGTTCCTTTGTTATTCGTCTGATGACAGATACAACCCCTCCTAATATATCATGCATCGCAGATCAGGTACTAACCATAGGAGACAATATTCCGGATTATAGCAGTATGCATACCGCTACAGACGATTGTGATCCGAATCCGACAATCAATCAAACACCTCCTCCGGGAACACCCTTTACTGATGGAATGGCCATTACTATGGAGGCTACTGATCTCAGTGGAAACAACAACTCATGTTCTTTTATCATCCATCAGGATGCAGACACCACGCCCCCAAGCATTACATGCCCGACAGATCAAACAGTGAGCTGTACTACTACAATCGTACCTGACTACTCCTCTTTAGTCAGCGCTACAGACGCTATAGATCCTAATCCAACAATCAATCAAACACCCTCTGCTGGAAGCCCCCTTACTGATGGAATGACCATTACCATGGAAGCAACAGATGCTAGTGGAAACTCAAATTCTTGTTCCTTTGTTATTCGCCTAATAGCAGATACAACCCCTCCTAATATATCATGCATCGCAGATCAGATACTAACCATAGGAGACAACATTCCGGATTATAGCAGTATGCATACCGCTACAGACGATTGTGATCCGAATCCGACAATCAATCAAACACCCCCTCCGGGAACACCCTTTACTGATGGAATGACCATTACTATGGAGGCTACTGATCTCAGTGGAAACAACAACTCATGTTCTTTTATCATCCATCAGGATGCAGACACCACGCCCCCAAGCATTACATGCCCGACAGATCAAACAGTGAGCTGTACTACTACAATCGTACCTGACTACTCCTCTTTAGTCAATGCTACAGACGTTATAGATCCTAATCCAATAATCAATCAAACCCCCTCTGCTGGAAGCCCCCTTACTGATGGAATGACCATTACTATGGAAGCAACGGATGCTAGTGGAAACTCAAATTCTTGTTCCTTTGTTATTCGTCTGATGACAGATACAACCCCTCCTAATATATCATGCATCGCAGATCAGGTACTAACCACAGGAGACAATATTCCGGATTATAGCAGTATGCATACCGCTACAGACGATTGTGATCCGAATCCGACAATCAATCAAACACCTCCTCCGGGAACACCCTTTACTGATGGAATGACCATTATTATGGAGGTTACTGATCTCAGTGGAAACAACAACTCATGTTCTTTTATCATCCATCAGGATGCAGACACCACACCTCCAAGCATTACATGCCCGACAGATCAAACAGTGAGCTGTACTACTACAATCGTACCTGACTACTCCTCTTTAGTCAGCGCTACAGACGCTATAGATCCTAATCCAACAATCAATCAAACACCCTCTGCTGGAAGCCCCCTTACTGATGGAATGACCATTACTATGGAAGCAACGGATGCTAGTGGAAACTCAAATTCTTGTTCCTTTGTTATTCGCCTAATAGCAGATACAACCCCTCCTAATATATCATGCATCGCAGATCAGGTATTAACCATAGGAGACAATATTCCGGATTATAGCAGTATGCATACCGCTACAGACGATTGTGATCCGAATCCGACAATCAATCAAACACCTCCTCCGGGAACACCCTTTACTGATGGAATGACCATTACTATGGAGGCTACTGATCTCAGTGGAAACAATAACTCATGTTCTTTTATCATCCATCAGGATGCAGACACCACGCCCCCAAGCATTACATGCCCGACAGATCAAACAGTGAGCTGTACTACTACAATCGTACCTGACTACTCCTCTTTAGTCAATGCTACAGACGTTATAGATCCTAATCCAATAATCAATCAAACCCCCTCTGCAGGAAGTCCCCTTACTGATGGAATGACCATTACTATAACAGCAACAGATGTTAGTGGAAATATAAGTAGCTGTTCTTTTAGAGTAAATACCCCTTCAATAGAGGTAAATGCAGGAAGCGATGAATACATTGAAGAAGGAGAATCTATACAGCTTGAAATTATTTCTTCTGAAGAAGGTACTTTTTCCTGGACTCCCGCAACAGGTCTAGACAATCCTGAAAGTGCTACTCCTATTGCTACTCCTGCAGCTACTACTACGTACACTGTAACTTTTTACAACAAGGATCGTAATTGTTTTGCTACAGATGAAGTAACAATCCATGTATATCATGATACTACTCATGATACCCGATATGGTTTTTCTCCTGATAATGACGGAATCAATGATTTTTGGGAAATAAAAAAGATTGAAGAATACCCTGAAAATGTAGTCTCTATTTATAATAGATGGGGGGATTTAGTTTTTGAAATCGATGGCTATGACAATAAACATCGCGTATTTAACGGAATGGCTAATCGATTGCAAAATCTGGGAGCCAGTAAACTTCCCGAAGGCACTTACTTTTTTATCATTTCTATAAAAGGAACTCATACGTTAAAAAAAACCAAAGGATATCTAATCCTAAAAAGATAA
- a CDS encoding DUF4846 domain-containing protein, with the protein MSKRTDLVIKMDFTLYRKGQRIILNKMEKEKRSYHKQIKKILFLILMIVIGIGCFWGLSKAGKNEFLSLKQEKRITEKYINEEGMTIKKRVLLPEGYRRVSYSSGSFEEYLRNYTLKPYGSPIVNYDGSMHYDQNWHEGILDIPVPSNGLQQCADALIRIRAEYLWHNNKKSTIGFNFTSGHYCSWEQYAEGYRPIIKGNSVTFSKKATPNHSQKSFYKYLNLIFAYSGSLSLFNELDKVAVKDVKIGDMLVTPGTPGHIEIVADEIVNEAGEKKYLLVQGYTPAQSVCLLKNKASVQQSPWYTFEEGTAVDTPGYVFKKAQFIRFR; encoded by the coding sequence TTGTCAAAAAGAACAGATTTAGTAATCAAGATGGACTTTACGTTATACAGAAAAGGGCAGCGTATTATATTAAACAAAATGGAGAAAGAAAAGAGATCATATCATAAACAAATAAAGAAAATACTATTCCTGATACTGATGATTGTCATTGGGATAGGGTGTTTTTGGGGGCTTTCAAAGGCAGGTAAAAACGAATTTTTATCGTTAAAGCAGGAAAAAAGAATAACAGAGAAGTATATTAATGAAGAGGGAATGACAATTAAGAAGCGGGTATTACTACCCGAAGGATATCGAAGAGTATCTTACTCTTCGGGTTCCTTTGAAGAGTATTTGAGGAATTACACATTAAAACCTTATGGAAGTCCGATTGTCAATTACGATGGGAGTATGCATTATGATCAAAACTGGCATGAAGGGATCTTGGACATACCAGTTCCTTCTAATGGATTGCAACAATGTGCAGATGCTTTGATTAGAATACGTGCAGAATATTTATGGCATAACAATAAAAAATCAACAATCGGGTTTAATTTTACATCAGGACATTATTGTTCCTGGGAACAGTATGCAGAAGGGTACCGACCAATAATCAAAGGAAATTCGGTTACTTTTTCTAAAAAAGCCACTCCTAATCATTCTCAAAAAAGCTTTTATAAATATTTGAATTTAATCTTTGCTTATTCAGGATCATTATCCTTGTTTAATGAGTTAGACAAGGTTGCAGTAAAAGATGTGAAAATTGGAGATATGTTGGTAACTCCTGGTACTCCGGGACATATTGAGATTGTTGCAGATGAAATCGTAAATGAAGCGGGAGAGAAAAAATATTTGCTGGTACAAGGATATACGCCTGCACAAAGTGTTTGTTTGTTAAAAAATAAGGCTTCTGTTCAACAATCACCTTGGTACACATTTGAAGAAGGTACAGCCGTAGATACACCGGGATATGTTTTTAAAAAAGCACAGTTTATACGGTTTCGATAG
- a CDS encoding SDR family NAD(P)-dependent oxidoreductase, with translation MRDLKGKVAIVTGGNSGIGYASAKQLKEHGATVVITGRSTTKVEKAASELGVIGLVADVKSLSAIDTLVTEISERFGGVDILFVNAGVFSPAPLGGITEALYDEIMDINFKGALFTVEKFLPILHEGASIINLSSINAYTGMPNTAVYAASKAAMNSYTRTAATELAPRKIRVNSINPGPVHTPIFEKTGMPAEQLEGLASSLQERIPLKRFGQAEDIANLVTFLASDEASFITGGEYTIDGGLNINPLLS, from the coding sequence ATGAGAGACTTAAAAGGAAAAGTGGCAATCGTTACAGGTGGGAATAGCGGTATAGGGTATGCATCGGCAAAACAATTAAAAGAACATGGGGCAACGGTAGTTATTACAGGAAGATCTACTACTAAGGTAGAAAAAGCGGCATCAGAATTAGGTGTTATTGGATTAGTAGCAGATGTAAAGAGTTTATCTGCTATTGATACTTTAGTTACTGAAATATCTGAGCGGTTTGGAGGAGTAGATATTTTATTTGTTAATGCAGGAGTTTTTTCACCAGCTCCTTTGGGAGGAATCACAGAAGCTTTATACGATGAGATAATGGATATTAATTTTAAAGGTGCACTATTTACTGTAGAAAAGTTTTTGCCAATCTTACATGAAGGGGCTTCTATTATTAACTTATCATCAATAAATGCTTATACGGGAATGCCTAATACTGCCGTATATGCCGCTTCAAAAGCTGCTATGAACTCTTATACAAGAACGGCTGCTACAGAATTGGCTCCCAGGAAAATAAGGGTAAATTCTATTAACCCGGGACCTGTTCATACTCCAATTTTTGAAAAAACAGGAATGCCGGCAGAACAGTTAGAAGGTCTGGCGAGTTCCTTGCAGGAGCGAATCCCTTTAAAAAGATTTGGACAGGCTGAAGATATAGCAAACCTGGTCACATTTTTAGCATCTGATGAAGCTTCATTTATCACAGGGGGAGAGTATACTATTGATGGGGGACTGAACATCAATCCATTGTTGAGTTGA
- a CDS encoding GNAT family N-acetyltransferase → MRKASIEDKELVTDILVSAFAPLKGDNSINLIVKQDHKRVQRMRILMAYLFEKAFYFGEVFISSNNKACLLLHFPHKEKTTLRTILLNIRLAFFCIGIERVFEVLKRQRIAKQFYPKERHIRPVILAVKEDAKGNGTAARLMLHVKDQYKDNQLPVIIDTSSEYNVKLYKRFGFKLIKKEKGLKFPIYFLRLN, encoded by the coding sequence TTGAGAAAAGCCAGTATTGAAGATAAAGAATTGGTGACAGATATATTAGTCTCTGCTTTTGCCCCACTAAAAGGAGACAACTCCATTAATTTAATAGTCAAACAAGATCATAAAAGGGTTCAAAGAATGCGGATTTTAATGGCGTATTTATTTGAAAAAGCTTTTTACTTTGGAGAAGTTTTTATTTCCAGTAATAACAAAGCCTGCCTTTTATTACATTTTCCTCATAAAGAAAAAACTACGTTACGGACTATCTTACTCAATATTAGATTGGCATTTTTCTGTATTGGAATCGAGCGGGTATTTGAAGTATTAAAAAGGCAGCGAATTGCCAAACAATTTTACCCAAAAGAGAGGCATATTCGCCCTGTAATTTTAGCGGTTAAAGAAGATGCCAAAGGAAATGGAACTGCCGCACGATTAATGCTTCACGTCAAAGACCAGTACAAAGACAATCAACTTCCCGTTATAATAGACACCTCATCGGAATACAATGTGAAGCTCTACAAAAGATTTGGCTTTAAATTGATTAAAAAGGAAAAAGGATTGAAATTCCCTATTTATTTTTTAAGACTTAATTAA
- a CDS encoding Na(+)-translocating NADH-quinone reductase subunit F has product MRRILTKQELHNLAMNIVGKELEKRGFEFIAINSTLGKQPQFVCIDASKQRYFVVVKAVAYPDNPHNYDMIWMESFKKHAREHEAKVFYAGVGLSNASDPSQPVYYNEDYTLEYAGLQVIETPLN; this is encoded by the coding sequence ATGAGAAGGATATTGACCAAACAAGAACTCCATAACCTAGCGATGAATATTGTAGGGAAAGAGCTGGAAAAAAGAGGCTTCGAATTTATAGCCATTAACAGTACATTAGGAAAACAACCTCAGTTTGTTTGTATAGATGCTTCCAAGCAACGGTATTTTGTAGTAGTGAAAGCTGTAGCATACCCTGATAACCCTCATAATTATGATATGATCTGGATGGAGTCCTTTAAAAAACATGCCAGAGAACATGAAGCAAAGGTGTTTTATGCAGGGGTGGGGCTTAGTAATGCCAGTGACCCTTCACAACCTGTTTATTATAATGAAGATTATACACTCGAATATGCAGGATTACAGGTAATAGAGACCCCGCTAAATTAA